TCGAAATGCTTATTCCGCCGTGGTTGGGTCGCGATCGGTTCAATGAACTGGTCTTCCCCTACGACAAGATGGTCAACGATGCCATCCACCGGATTGGCGGAAGGCACCGCAGCCACTCCCACGGCAGGTGCATGGGCTACCTCGAAACGATGGTTGAGATGGGCATCGACGCCACCGAACCCCTGGAACCCGACCCTTTCGGGGACATCGACCTCGCCCGGGCCAAGCGGCAGGTCGGCGATCGCATGATGCTCTCGGGCAATGTTCCTTCCCAGTTCTTCAACAGAATCAGCCGGGATGAAGTTCGTTCGTCGGTCCGCCGTTCCATCAGGGAAGGTGCTCCCGGCGGCGGTTTTTCGCTGCGGACCACCGGTGGGCACGCCGGGATCGATCCGGATCTGGACCGGACCCAACTGGACCGGATCATCGCCAACGTGGAAGCCTACATCGAGGCCGGACTCGAATTCGGAGGCTATCCCATCCGGCTATGACGAGTCCCGGTCGGAAAGGGCAGACAGCCGACCACCCGATCCGGGCTTTCCGCGAAGAAGATGCCGACGCGGTGGCCGGGGTCTGGCACCGATCCGGCCGGGCCGCCTACCCCTACCTTTCGACCTGGCAGTCATTTACCCTCCATCAGGCCACCCTCGTCTTTCGCGAGCACGTCGCCCCGAGATGCCGTATCTGGGTGGGTCTCAATGGCAAGACCATCGTCACCTTTCTTGCCATGAGTGGTTCCACCATCGACCGACTCTACGTCGACCCGTTGCATTGGCGGCAGGGTTGGGGGAGTCGCTGGGTCGAATTCGCAAAGAGTGTGTCTCCGAACGGGCTCGGGCTATTCACCCACCAGGAAAACACGATGGCCCGAGCTCTCTACGAAAAGCACGGCTTCAAAGCGGTCCGCTTTGGGGTCAGTCCGCCTCCTGAATCCGCACCCGATGTGACCTACCGATGGGAACCGTGATCTCGCAAGCTCAGTTCCCAGACCCTGCGCCCGGGCTTGTCCGGTCTTCGTCGGAGAGGGCAAACGCGACATAGCTGTCTCCGCTCTTCGTCCCCATTTTCCCGCCGCCGCAGGCGATGACGAGGAACTGCCGGCCATTGATCGCATAGGTGGCCGGAGTCGCGTAGCCGCCGGCGGGAAGGGTCGAATTCCAGATCTCTTCGCTGGTCGATGTATCAAAAGCACGGATCTTTTCATCAAGGGTTGCCGCGATGAAGAGAAGCCCACCTGCGGTGACGACCGGACCGCCATAGTTCTCCGTGCCGGTCTTCGGAATACCTCTCGCGGTGAGTTCCTCATACTCGCCGAGTGGAACCTTCCAGCGATAGTCTCCCGTATTGAGATCAATGGCATTGAGCGTTCCCCACGGCGGCCTGACAGCCGGATAACCGGAGGGGTCCTTCCACCGTCGATAACCGGTGTGGGTGTAGGGTGAAGCAGCGCTTTCCGTGGTCCCCTGACCCAAAGGACTCCCGGTCGATCGATCGTCGAAGCCCAGGAGATACTGAACAATCTCATCCCGATCCCTTTCAGGCACGTGGGCGAAGCTCGGCATCAATCCCTTGCCTTCCATCAGGCGGGTCTTGACTTCATCGACCGACATCCGGGCACGCAGAGTCGCCAGCTCCGGGATGTTCTGGGCCGGACTCCCGTTCCGATCCGCACCATGACATCCGGCACAATAACCGAGAAACAGGCGCGCCCCGGCCGTCTCGCCCTTGGCAACCTCCAGCATGGTCAAGACCCAGGGCATTTCATTGGAATTCACAAACAGAATCCCGGAAGGATCAACCGCCGCCCCGCCCCATTCGCCTCCACCGTCAAAACCGGGAAAGATGATGGTGCCTTCCCAGCTGGGCGGCAAGAAGGGCACATGAGGCCGGAGCGTGACAAACCGCTCGAGGACCGCCAGGGTTGATTCCGGCGAAATGTCCGTATTCTCTGCCGCCGAGAAAACCTGTCTCGCAAACGGAGCCGGGATGAGCGGGAGAGGCTGGGTCGGCGACGCGACTTCCCCTGCCAGATCGGAGCCGGGAACCAGAACCTCCCCGATGGGGAAGAGAGGTTCACCCGTCTCGCGGTGAAAAACAAAAACATGGCCGGATTTTGTGATCTGGGCCACGGCGGGAATCTCCCGGCCATCCCGCTGGATCGTCACGAGATTGGGAGGAGCCGGCA
The Opitutaceae bacterium genome window above contains:
- a CDS encoding GNAT family N-acetyltransferase; translated protein: MTSPGRKGQTADHPIRAFREEDADAVAGVWHRSGRAAYPYLSTWQSFTLHQATLVFREHVAPRCRIWVGLNGKTIVTFLAMSGSTIDRLYVDPLHWRQGWGSRWVEFAKSVSPNGLGLFTHQENTMARALYEKHGFKAVRFGVSPPPESAPDVTYRWEP
- a CDS encoding c-type cytochrome, translating into MTVDVDRGLVFCPTGSAAFDFWGGGRLGDNLYANCLIALDAATGERVWHYQFVRHDLWDRDLPAPPNLVTIQRDGREIPAVAQITKSGHVFVFHRETGEPLFPIGEVLVPGSDLAGEVASPTQPLPLIPAPFARQVFSAAENTDISPESTLAVLERFVTLRPHVPFLPPSWEGTIIFPGFDGGGEWGGAAVDPSGILFVNSNEMPWVLTMLEVAKGETAGARLFLGYCAGCHGADRNGSPAQNIPELATLRARMSVDEVKTRLMEGKGLMPSFAHVPERDRDEIVQYLLGFDDRSTGSPLGQGTTESAASPYTHTGYRRWKDPSGYPAVRPPWGTLNAIDLNTGDYRWKVPLGEYEELTARGIPKTGTENYGGPVVTAGGLLFIAATLDEKIRAFDTSTSEEIWNSTLPAGGYATPATYAINGRQFLVIACGGGKMGTKSGDSYVAFALSDEDRTSPGAGSGN